Below is a window of Chloroflexota bacterium DNA.
TCAGCAAAGCGGCTGTGATCGGCATGGGTATGATGGGGTCTCAGTTGGCCGAAATCCTGGCACTCGGGAAGATCGAGGTGGCAGCCGTAGACGCCACCGACGAACTGGTGAAACAGGGTTTACGTGGGATAGATGCCAGGCTGGACCGTTTCCTTGTGTCCAAGGGCAAGATGAGTCCGGAGGAGAAAGCGGCAACAATGGGGCGAATCAGAGGATTCACTGCCATTGAGGAGGCAGTCAGGGAAATCGGTTTCGGAATAGAAGCTGTCCCCGAGAGGATGGTTCTCAAGAAGGACGTCTTCCAGAGGATGGACAAGCATGCACCACAAGATGCAGTTCTAGCCTCGAACACATCCTTTCAAAACATCTCGGAGATGGCCTCGGCTACCGCCAGGCCAGAACGCGTGGTGGGGATGCATTTCTTCAACCCCGTTAACAGGATGCGGCTGGTGGAGGTGACCAGGGGGGCCCGCACCTCCGATGATACTCTTGACACCGCTTGCGCACTGGTGCGCGAGCTCGGAAAGGAACCGGTGGTCTGCAAGGACACCAGCTATGGATTTTTAGCCAACCGGGCCTACACCCCCATGATTATGGAGGCCGCTCAGATGGTCTGGGAGAGAGTGGCTCCACCAGAGGAGATAGACAAAGCCCTGAAACTGGGTTACAATCTTCCGATGGGTCCACTGGAGATGGTGGACTTCGTTGGAGGGTGGCCCATCTTTGTCTCGTCCGAGCAGGATGCGATAAGGGAACTGGGGCCAGAGAAAGGCCGTTTGAACCCGCTGGTCAGAGCCATGTCCAGAGCTGGATACACCAAGATCTATGACTACTGGAAGGACGTGCTGTCCAAGTGGTAGTCGGAGAGGGAGCATGTTTGGCGCGATGCTGCGTGACAAGAAGGACAGGGTGAGTTGGATAGTCCGTGGTATCGCACTTTGAGGTCTGATTTCAAAGCACATTCCACAATGGGCACATGGTCCTCATGATGCTCGGCTAGGCGATCCAAAAGCAGGAACCCAGAAGGGGCCCCTACCATGGTTGGACAGATTGACAGCCAGATGATATTTGGGATACCATGCAATTCCACTTGGCGATAGTGGAATGCATCCTCGGCCTGGAATTAGGGGGAGTCAGGGTGCCAAGACCTGTCAAGACGTTCACTACTCTCGAGCCTAGAGTGTTCATCCCCTGGATTGTGAGGAGGTGAAAATGCGGAGAAGAGTGGCCATAGTCGGATATGCTCAGTCTCATCACCAGCATAATATGCAGAAGACCAGAGAGGACATGGTCTTCGAAGTCTGCAAGGAAGCCTTGCGCCATGCCGGCATCCTAAGAGAGGATCTGGACACAGTCATCACCGCCTCCACGGATTTCCTGGATGGGAGGACTATTTCAAGCGTCTTTCTCAGCATGGCTGTCGGAGCTTTCATGAAGGATGAGTCTAAGGTGGAGGAAGACGGGACCTTTGCGCTCTACTATGCCCTGATGAGAATCCTCGCCGGCACCCATGATGTGGCCTTAGTAGAGGCGCATACCCAGGGCTCTACCATGAATCCGCATCAAGTAAGCTGCTACACCCTCGACCCGCAGTTCGACCGGCAAATAGGTGTGCTCAATGACATTGCGGCTGCCGCTTTGCAGGCGAGGATGTGCATGCACAGTCACGGTGTGTCCGAGGAGCATCTAGCCATGGTGGCCGTCAAGAACATCTCCAACGCCGCCGCTAACCCCAACGCACACAGAAAGATGCCGAAGGTGACCGTGGAGGAGGTGATGGGCTCGAAGGTGCTCTGTGATCCCATCAGAGAACTGATGATGTCTCCCATCAGCGACGGCGCGTGTGCGGTGATACTGGCCTCGGAGGAGAAGGCCAAGAAGATCACCGGCAAACCGGTGTGGATAGAAGGGATCGGTAGCTGTCAGGATGCCTATCTTCGTGACCGAAACCTCCAGAGACTCGATTCGCTGCAGGCGGCCGCCAAGACGGCGTACAAAATGGCCGGCATAAAGGACCCGTCATCCGAGCTGGATGTCGCTGAGGTCTCCGAGAAATTTGCCCATGAGGAACTGATGATATACGAAGCCCTTGGCCTGTGCCGGGAGGGTGAGGGAAAGAAGTTGCTTGAGAAGGGGACAACCGCCAAGGGAGGTAAGCTTCCGGTGAATCCAAGCGGTGGTGCACTGGGTGCTGACCCCGTCTGTGCCACCGGGTTGATAAGGGTGGTAGAAGCA
It encodes the following:
- a CDS encoding thiolase family protein, which translates into the protein MRRRVAIVGYAQSHHQHNMQKTREDMVFEVCKEALRHAGILREDLDTVITASTDFLDGRTISSVFLSMAVGAFMKDESKVEEDGTFALYYALMRILAGTHDVALVEAHTQGSTMNPHQVSCYTLDPQFDRQIGVLNDIAAAALQARMCMHSHGVSEEHLAMVAVKNISNAAANPNAHRKMPKVTVEEVMGSKVLCDPIRELMMSPISDGACAVILASEEKAKKITGKPVWIEGIGSCQDAYLRDRNLQRLDSLQAAAKTAYKMAGIKDPSSELDVAEVSEKFAHEELMIYEALGLCREGEGKKLLEKGTTAKGGKLPVNPSGGALGADPVCATGLIRVVEAAKQIRGEAVGYQVPKVKRALAHGQFGMCAQKNTVLVLGGNGS
- a CDS encoding 3-hydroxyacyl-CoA dehydrogenase family protein, whose protein sequence is SKAAVIGMGMMGSQLAEILALGKIEVAAVDATDELVKQGLRGIDARLDRFLVSKGKMSPEEKAATMGRIRGFTAIEEAVREIGFGIEAVPERMVLKKDVFQRMDKHAPQDAVLASNTSFQNISEMASATARPERVVGMHFFNPVNRMRLVEVTRGARTSDDTLDTACALVRELGKEPVVCKDTSYGFLANRAYTPMIMEAAQMVWERVAPPEEIDKALKLGYNLPMGPLEMVDFVGGWPIFVSSEQDAIRELGPEKGRLNPLVRAMSRAGYTKIYDYWKDVLSKW